From Phaeodactylum tricornutum CCAP 1055/1 chromosome 11, complete sequence, one genomic window encodes:
- a CDS encoding predicted protein produces the protein MVLRIHTLVPLLSLVLPTLGRAFVAQQVPSRLSARAFPRLFASEDWKIEIDMPPVGSGIKAYMKILPILSVPSEIVQVRYKVPFGLNVEPKKSLAVCTKDGPGGEKVGDVLRYTTQWTLGLPAGDGLVTTAASFAGGLSWQCSMFDVMNAKAWEQVVEALVSNVDTKTDEVVLLFERPLEGTAPEVE, from the coding sequence ATGGTCTTGAGAATACATACATTGGTTCCGCTGTTGTCACTGGTGCTTCCAACACTCGGTCGTGCATTCGTAGCGCAGCAAGTCCCGTCGCGACTCTCGGCACGGGCATTTCCCCGGTTGTTCGCATCCGAGGATTGGAAAATCGAAATTGACATGCCTCCTGTTGGATCAGGCATCAAAGCCTACATGAAGATTCTACCTAttctttcggttccttcCGAGATCGTGCAAGTACGCTACAAGGTACCATTTGGTTTAAACGTCGAACCCAAGAAAAGCTTGGCGGTGTGTACCAAAGATGGTCCTGGAGGAGAAAAGGTCGGGGATGTCTTGAGGTACACTACACAGTGGACGCTTGGATTACCAGCCGGCGATGGACTGGTCACGACGGCAGCTTCCTTTGCGGGTGGCCTATCCTGGCAATGTAGCATGTTTGATGTCATGAACGCCAAGGCATGGGAACAAGTGGTGGAAGCGCTGGTCAGCAATGTGGACACTAAAACTGATGAGGTTGTTTTGCTCTTTGAACGGCCTTTGGAAGGCACTGCTCCCGAGGTTGAGTAA
- a CDS encoding predicted protein, translating to MAIYHSSTSSVAEWFLSLVQPYRSKSVASSGSHHSQCDSHIVSGTMKGATAVGLSLIVLKLVGQLLGGVGEMEDLGISTQVILSYMRQKMRRVIQAGGSNKKTIEIPAPPCIIDYHGSCTCESVIFKIRARRSLDVVHGSGKIPYPQTKVKASSFQLIQGSEYLRIYHAYSENESPPSTLAYSFCSECAVHIVNASDANSNEVSVNVDCLHEMKQLQAEETSRMLVEEEDDDEVASLAHPDVPFSATGIDRGSPVSAITQPLHPQSRQMSSISEEGDAWAMRDPVRPQSRYPPAVRVPFSKMTSQTSIEWPTESESTSVYSGSYALSTLDMGSMEGSIMDTFSEADTASRQEMLSSMRKYLRASKTSSSRSSKLQHHSYTSDDVPSDSPTLPTIPMKN from the exons ATGGCAATTTATCATTCGTCGACCTCTTCGGTCGCCGAATGGTTTCTTTCCTTGGTACAGCCGTACCGGAGCAAGAGTGTTGCTAGCAGCGGCAGTCACCACAGCCAGTGTGACAGCCATATAGTGTCTGGCACGATGAAAGGCGCTACCGCCGTCGGTCTCAGTCTCATTGTGCTTAAGCTAGTGGGTCAATTGCTTGGTGGGGTTGGCGAGATGGAAGATCTGGGCATAAGCACTCAAGTAATTCTTTCCTACATGCGACAGAAAATGAGACGTGTCATTCAGGCGGGAGGGTCGAATAAGAAGACGATTGAAATTCCGGCGCCTCCTTGCATTATTGACTATCATGGATCGTGCACTTGCGAATCGGTGATTTTTAAG ATAAGAGCACGGCGTTCTTTGGATGTAGTCCACGGTTCAGGGAAAATTCCATATCCTCAAACAAAAGTAAAGGCGTCATCCTTTCAATTGATTCAAGGAAGTGAGTATCTCAGAATTTATCATGCCTACAGTGAGAATGAAAGTCCGCCTTCCACATTGGCGTATAGCTTTTGCAGCGAATGCGCCGTTCACATTGTGAATGCTTCTGACGCAAATTCAAACGAGGTCTCGGTCAATGTCGACTGTTTGCATGAAATGAAGCAGCTTCAAGCGGAAGAGACCTCTCGCATGCtggtggaggaggaagacgacgacgaagtagCGTCGTTGGCGCATCCGGATGTTCCGTTCTCTGCTACGGGAATTGATCGAGGCTCTCCCGTCTCGGCCATTACACAGCCACTACATCCCCAATCGCGGCAAATGTCCAGCATCAGTGAAGAGGGTGACGCTTGGGCAATGCGTGATCCAGTGCGTCCTCAATCTCGCTATCCACCTGCTGTCCGGGTACCGTTCTCCAAGATGACTTCACAAACGTCTATAGAATGGCCGACCGAATCGGAGTCAACCTCGGTATATTCTGGTTCTTATGCTCTCAGTACACTTGATATGGGATCAATGGAAGGATCGATTATGGATACCTTCTCTGAAGCCGATACGGCCTCCCGGCAAGAAATGCTGTCCTCCATGCGCAAATACTTGCGTGCATCTAAAACCAGTTCATCTCGTAGCAGCAAGCTACAGCATCACAGTTACACCTCGGATGATGTACCAAGCGACTCTCCTACTCTGCCTACCATTCCCATGAAAAATTAA
- a CDS encoding predicted protein has product MQSLLELGLQPVRGLLLYGPPGCGKTQLAREISTLLDARPSKIVAAPELLDRWVGGSERLIRELFVDAEVDGLHVVVIDECDAVFRRRASSNTDGTSEMTRASAVNQILSKLDGVHELGNVLLIGMTNRKEMLDPALLRPGRLEVHVEIPLPDREGRREILKIH; this is encoded by the exons atgcaGAGCTTACTAGAGCTTGGGCTACAACCTGTGCGTGGTTTACTGCTGTACGGCCCTCCTGGTTGTGGAAAGACTCAATTAGCCAGGGAAATATCGACCCTTTTGGACGCTCGACCTTCGAAGATCGTAGCGGCTCCGGAGCTTTTAGATCGTTGGGTGGGTGGTAGTGAACGGCTTATTAGAGAGTTGTTCGTAGACGCCGAAGTGGA CGGGCTGCATGTTGTGGTGATTGATGAATGTGATGCCGTTTTCCGCAGACGGGCTTCGTCAAATACGGATGGCACCAGTGAAATGACCCGAGCGTCCGCCGTCAATCAAATTCTCTCCAAGCTCGATGGAGTGCACGAACTCGGAAATGTGCTATTGATTGGTATGACAAATCGCAAGGAAATGTTGGATCCGGCGCTTTTGCGCCCTGGGCGTCTGGAAGTTCACGTCGAAATTCCTCTGCCCGATCGCGAGGGTCGTCGAGAAATACTCAAAATACAT
- a CDS encoding predicted protein, which produces MIASRICTITPRQSRRHRLILVENLARRSLRQPVLASSSCFALRTSTTGASTSTGRTPSFNTSSSSNTKPWFTAAVLALTSLSVGYAAGRAEEQATHHRVLPDGLPRTCCDNPSSPGGTVAPHAYTAAQQALPDQLRKIVGKNNVLDGNVESTHTLPFLKGARLGFGHALAIVTPESLQDVVDCVQAIVNADCVALPQGRNTGLTGGSVPHSHDTRPTVVLSLKRLDRIFPLDDGNKVVCLAGVGLASLEQFLKQEFPDRESHSILGSTFLNPTTAAGVAFGSGRTQLRKGPAYTERALYLKICTNKWNEKNVEIVDTLGIEGMEAGDIDPHRARKMDSIPSRLDRWSKMIADGYAKDMRYSSRKGAGALPASDTDYARRLCQHDTNVSRYNADTRGPDLCRSEGKIVILATVHDTFPKPKETQAFWIGFDTLETALDFRKQVCLNNPKDLPVSMEYMDRDAFDVVDRSGRLLGQTIKLTGPSSPIVAQLWGIKLFIEALPLPGASLICDKALHWCNNLLPATLPKDILTTGRTMHHHVAMTVGEFGDGNMERLLHRMQDFAKQHGAEQVKIHKVQAKDLSGLTAFRFVAAPAFRTWCVGEGVQGFSVDYALPKNAGEAPKLGQAGPMPLKRMRYSHFGCNVVHEDLAYANGVDIHEAKHDLKKTRWQKMDPLNVLNPGVGGLSEKARYSE; this is translated from the exons ATGATTGCGTCCCGCATCTGTACTATCACTCCACGCCagagtcgtcgtcatcgtctcATTCTCGTCGAAAATCTGGCACGACGCAGTCTGCGGCAACCGGTACTGGCGTCCTCCtcttgctttgctttgcgGACTTCCACCACCGGAGCATCCACGTCTACTGGACGTACGCCGTCTTTCAACactagcagcagcagcaacaccaaACCCTGGTTCACCGCCGCGGTTCTGGCCTTGACCTCACTTTCCGTCGGCTACGCTGCTGGACGtgcggaagaacaagccaCGCATCACCGCGTACTCCCCGATGGGTTGCCCCGTACCTGTTGCGACAACCCGTCTTCCCCCGGTGGTACGGTTGCACCACACGCTTACACGGCCGCGCAACAGGCTCTGCCCGACCAGTTGCGCAAAATTGTCGGTAAAAACAACGTCTTGGACGGAAATGTCGAGAGTACCCACACTCTGCCCTTTCTCAAGGGTGCCAGGCTAGGATTCGGACACGCCTTGGCCATCGTCACGCCCGAATCCCTACAAGACGTCGTGGATTGCGTCCAGGCCATTGTTAACGCCGATTGTG TCGCCCTCCCGCAAGGTCGCAACACTGGTCTGACCGGGGGCTCCGTCCCACATTCCCACGATACACGCCCCACCGTCGTCCTTTCTCTCAAACGTCTCGACCGTATATTCCCCCTTGATGACGGCAACAAAGTCGTGTGCTTGGCCGGTGTCGGCCTCGCATCGCTCGAACAATTCCTCAAACAAGAATTTCCCGACCGCGAATCCCATTCCATTCTCGGTTCCACATTTTTGAACCCCACCACCGCCGCTGGCGTTGCTTTTGGGTCCGGTAGGACACAACTCCGCAAGGGACCGGCCTACACCGAAAGGGCTCTCTATCTCAAAATTTGTACCAACAAGTGGAACGAAAAGAACGTAGAAATTGTCGACACGCTCGGCATTGAAGGAATGGAAGCAGGCGATATTGACCCCCACCGTGCGCGCAAAATGGACTCCATTCCTTCGCGTCTCGATCGGTGGAGCAAGATGATTGCCGACGGTTACGCCAAAGACATGCGCTACTCCTCTCGGAAAGGTGCCGGCGCATTGCCCGCCAGTGACACTGATTACGCCCGACGGTTGTGTCAGCACGATACCAATGTCAGTCGGTACAACGCCGACACACGTGGTCCCGATTTGTGTCGCTCCGAAGGCAAGATCGTCATTCTCGCTACCGTCCACGACACCTTCCCCAAACCGAAAGAAACGCAAGCCTTTTGGATTGGCTTTGATACGCTCGAAACAGCCCTGGACTTTCGCAAGCAAGTCTGCCTTAACAATCCCAAAGATTTACCCGTGTCAATGGAATACATGGATCGTGACGCCTTTGATGTTGTCGACCGCTCCGGGCGTTTATTGGGACAAACCATCAAACTCACAGGGCCCTCGTCACCAATTGTGGCTCAATTGTGGGGTATCAAGCTCTTTATCGAGGCCTTGCCGCTGCCGGGCGCCAGTCTGATCTGTGACAAAGCACTCCATTGGTGCAACAACTTACTCCCTGCTACCCTGCCAAAGGACATTCTAACCACGGGCCGTACGATGCACCATCACGTGGCCATGACCGTTGGCGAATTTGGCGACGGCAACATGGAGCGGCTGTTGCACCGCATGCAGGATTTTGCCAAACAGCATGGGGCGGAGCAGGTCAAAATTCACAAAGTGCAGGCCAAAGATTTGTCGGGCTTGACCGCCTTTCGCTTCGTAGCGGCTCCCGCCTTTCGAACGTGGTGCGTGGGCGAAGGCGTACAAGGCTTCAGCGTGGACTACGCTTTGCCTAAGAACGCGGGTGAGGCTCCCAAGCTGGGCCAAGCCGGACCCATGCCACTCAAGAGGATGCGCTACTCCCATTTTGGTTGCAACGTCGTACACGAAGATCTCGCTTACGCCAATGGCGTTGATATCCACGAAGCTAAGCATGATCTGAAAAAGACA CGTTGGCAAAAAATGGATCCGCTGAATGTTTTAAACCCTGGTGTTGGAGGTCTTTCCGAAAAGGCCCGCTACTCAGAGTAA
- a CDS encoding predicted protein codes for MVAWLVLLTLSSLELVNGWIHQCTVMSLYIRRPTVSASLAFSHVTTHLDEHDHEFGANRTLETSTGTTRYDLGIGKNAPLGSASNTTIPAMLAGPSDPNVPTPVATESTQSVPFSAASRGENWVALDPVHKPSTPASRTRHSPHPVSEQTAKPVNGLSSTQKPAPTTSRRMVARDNRSAKLRAALWDEGHYQKHESPLLPSHPHDPTTSTAVADTTKQSSSTVPNVHEIVQRSTTITADGPSPPTAFYPDIDLSIPDSVYADDGSVDLVWDLLRWDAYQEAQREPLLVSFLYSTILNHPSLESSLSFLLANRLQSPAMMISTQLQSLIYASLQRCPIFRRALRADLMAVRDRDPAVQSLPDVFLYFKGFHALESHRVAHTLWKKQNKRVLAQYLQSQVSQTFQIDIHPNATFGMGIMLDHGTGIVVGETAAVGHNCSILHHVTLGGSGKKGVDRHPRVGNGVLLGAGATVLGPVHIGDGSQVGAGTLVISDLPSHCVAVGVPARIIGSFIDVTEQPSIGMNQIMDENRKIVATFESDGI; via the coding sequence ATGGTAGCGTGGCTCGTCCTGCTTACGCTTTCGTCACTGGAACTCGTAAACGGATGGATCCACCAATGCACAGTAATGTCGCTGTACATTCGTCGACCCACGGTTAGCGCATCGCTCGCGTTCTCCCACGTCACCACGCATCTGGACGAACACGACCACGAATTCGGTGCGAATCGAACTCTCGAAACGTCCACAGGGACAACCCGCTACGATCTCGGTATTGGCAAGAACGCACCACTCGGATCGGCCTCCAATACGACGATTCCTGCTATGCTTGCCGGACCATCGGATCCAAACGTCCCCACCCCAGTTGCCACCGAGTCGACTCAATCCGTGCCTTTTTCGGCGGCTTCACGGGGTGAAAACTGGGTGGCACTCGATCCGGTGCACAAGCCGTCCACTCCAGCATCGCGGACCCGCCATTCGCCCCATCCCGTATCCGAACAAACGGCAAAGCCTGTGAACGGTCTATCCAGTACCCAAAAACCCGCACCCACCACGTCTCGGCGCATGGTGGCACGTGACAACCGATCGGCCAAGTTGCGTGCAGCCCTGTGGGACGAAGGACACTACCAAAAGCACGAGTCGCCATTGCTGCCCTCGCACCCACACGACCCCACCACTAGcactgctgttgctgacACTACCAAACAATCATCCTCCACCGTTCCGAACGTCCACGAGATCGTCCAACGCTCAACCACCATTACGGCGGATGGACCATCCCCGCCAACGGCCTTTTATCCCGACATTGATCTTTCCATTCCCGATTCCGTATACGCTGACGACGGATCGGTGGATCTAGTATGGGATCTCTTGCGCTGGGATGCCTACCAAGAAGCCCAGCGCGAGCCACTATTGGTCTCCTTTTTGTATTCCACTATTCTCAACCATCCATCACTGGAAAGCTCCTTGTCTTTCCTTTTGGCCAACCGCCTCCAAAGCCCCGCCATGATGATTTCCACACAGCTCCAGTCTCTCATCTACGCTTCCCTCCAACGCTGTCCCATCTTTCGAAGGGCTCTCCGGGCGGATCTCATGGCCGTCCGAGATCGTGATCCCGCCGTACAATCGCTACCCGACGTGTTTTTGTACTTTAAAGGATTCCACGCGCTCGAATCACACCGCGTCGCGCATACTCTTTGGAAAAAGCAAAATAAACGCGTGCTGGCGCAATACCTGCAGTCCCAAGTCTCCCAAACCTTCCAAATCGACATTCATCCGAACGCAACCTTTGGTATGGGAATTATGCTGGACCACGGGACGGGAATTGTCGTTGGGGAAACCGCGGCGGTCGGACACAACTGCTCTATTCTGCATCACGTTACCTTGGGGGGATCCGGTAAAAAAGGAGTGGATCGACACCCCCGGGTCGGTAACGGTGTCTTGCTTGGAGCCGGGGCCACTGTACTAGGTCCCGTCCACATTGGCGACGGCTCTCAGGTCGGTGCAGGCACTCTGGTCATTTCTGATTTGCCCTCCCATTGCGTCGCCGTCGGTGTTCCGGCACGCATCATTGGCAGCTTTATTGACGTTACGGAACAGCCTTCGATCGGTATGAATCAAATTATGGACGAAAACCGAAAGATTGTTGCGACGTTTGAATCGGACGGGATATGA